A window from Acropora palmata chromosome 14, jaAcrPala1.3, whole genome shotgun sequence encodes these proteins:
- the LOC141866023 gene encoding ATP-dependent Clp protease proteolytic subunit-like isoform X2, producing MISVHIHDVPSKIKMAARRGINIIARQSRGIHTSCRRNFLIPMVIEQTGRGERSYDIFSRLLKERIVCAMGPITDETSSLIVAQLLFLQSENGRAPVHMYINSPGGSVTAGLAIYDTMQYIQPPISTWCIGQACSMGSLLLTAGSPGLRHCLPHARVMVHQPHGGARGQATDIAIQAEEILNLKKLINNIYVKHTGQPIDVIENALERDKFMSPDEARAFGLIDRVLSHPPSMNDTSSSDVVEPDS from the exons ATGATAAGTGTCCACATACATGACGTAccttcaaaaatcaaaatggcagCTCGTCGAGGCATCAAT attaTCGCCAGACAAAGTAGAGGAATTCATACATCTTGCAGGAGAAACTTTTTAATTCCCATGGTTATTGAACAGACG GGCAGAGGTGAAAGATCATATGACATTTTCTCTCGTCTCCTTAAAGAAAGAATTGTCTGTGCCATGGGTCCT ATAACAGATGAGACATCCAGCCTTATTGTTGCCCAGCTTTTATTCTTACAGTCAGAGAATGGTAGAGCTCCTGTTCATATGTACATCAACAGCCCAG GTGGCTCCGTCACTGCAGGGTTAGCTATATACGACACAATGCAG TATATTCAGCCTCCAATATCTACTTGGTGCATTGGCCAGGCATGCAGCATGGGATCACTATTGCTGACAGCTGGGAGTCCAGGACTAAGGCATTGTTTACCACATGCTAGAGTCATGGTACATCAACCACATGGTGGCGCTAGA GGTCAAGCAACAGACATAGCCATTCAAGCTGAGGAAATACTTAATTTGAAGAAGCTTATAAACAACATCTATGTTAAGCACACTGGTCAACCAATTGATGTAATAG AAAATGCGCTTGAAAGAGACAAATTTATGTCACCTGATGAGGCAAGAGCCTTTGGCTTGATTGACAGAGTTTTATCTCACCCCCCGTCTATGAACGACACGTCGTCAAGTGATGTGGTGGAGCCGGATAGTTGA
- the LOC141866023 gene encoding ATP-dependent Clp protease proteolytic subunit-like isoform X1 yields the protein MAARRGINVSYIIARQSRGIHTSCRRNFLIPMVIEQTGRGERSYDIFSRLLKERIVCAMGPITDETSSLIVAQLLFLQSENGRAPVHMYINSPGGSVTAGLAIYDTMQYIQPPISTWCIGQACSMGSLLLTAGSPGLRHCLPHARVMVHQPHGGARGQATDIAIQAEEILNLKKLINNIYVKHTGQPIDVIENALERDKFMSPDEARAFGLIDRVLSHPPSMNDTSSSDVVEPDS from the exons atggcagCTCGTCGAGGCATCAATGTGAGTTAT attaTCGCCAGACAAAGTAGAGGAATTCATACATCTTGCAGGAGAAACTTTTTAATTCCCATGGTTATTGAACAGACG GGCAGAGGTGAAAGATCATATGACATTTTCTCTCGTCTCCTTAAAGAAAGAATTGTCTGTGCCATGGGTCCT ATAACAGATGAGACATCCAGCCTTATTGTTGCCCAGCTTTTATTCTTACAGTCAGAGAATGGTAGAGCTCCTGTTCATATGTACATCAACAGCCCAG GTGGCTCCGTCACTGCAGGGTTAGCTATATACGACACAATGCAG TATATTCAGCCTCCAATATCTACTTGGTGCATTGGCCAGGCATGCAGCATGGGATCACTATTGCTGACAGCTGGGAGTCCAGGACTAAGGCATTGTTTACCACATGCTAGAGTCATGGTACATCAACCACATGGTGGCGCTAGA GGTCAAGCAACAGACATAGCCATTCAAGCTGAGGAAATACTTAATTTGAAGAAGCTTATAAACAACATCTATGTTAAGCACACTGGTCAACCAATTGATGTAATAG AAAATGCGCTTGAAAGAGACAAATTTATGTCACCTGATGAGGCAAGAGCCTTTGGCTTGATTGACAGAGTTTTATCTCACCCCCCGTCTATGAACGACACGTCGTCAAGTGATGTGGTGGAGCCGGATAGTTGA
- the LOC141866023 gene encoding ATP-dependent Clp protease proteolytic subunit, mitochondrial-like isoform X3, with amino-acid sequence MEGRGERSYDIFSRLLKERIVCAMGPITDETSSLIVAQLLFLQSENGRAPVHMYINSPGGSVTAGLAIYDTMQYIQPPISTWCIGQACSMGSLLLTAGSPGLRHCLPHARVMVHQPHGGARGQATDIAIQAEEILNLKKLINNIYVKHTGQPIDVIENALERDKFMSPDEARAFGLIDRVLSHPPSMNDTSSSDVVEPDS; translated from the exons ATGGAG GGCAGAGGTGAAAGATCATATGACATTTTCTCTCGTCTCCTTAAAGAAAGAATTGTCTGTGCCATGGGTCCT ATAACAGATGAGACATCCAGCCTTATTGTTGCCCAGCTTTTATTCTTACAGTCAGAGAATGGTAGAGCTCCTGTTCATATGTACATCAACAGCCCAG GTGGCTCCGTCACTGCAGGGTTAGCTATATACGACACAATGCAG TATATTCAGCCTCCAATATCTACTTGGTGCATTGGCCAGGCATGCAGCATGGGATCACTATTGCTGACAGCTGGGAGTCCAGGACTAAGGCATTGTTTACCACATGCTAGAGTCATGGTACATCAACCACATGGTGGCGCTAGA GGTCAAGCAACAGACATAGCCATTCAAGCTGAGGAAATACTTAATTTGAAGAAGCTTATAAACAACATCTATGTTAAGCACACTGGTCAACCAATTGATGTAATAG AAAATGCGCTTGAAAGAGACAAATTTATGTCACCTGATGAGGCAAGAGCCTTTGGCTTGATTGACAGAGTTTTATCTCACCCCCCGTCTATGAACGACACGTCGTCAAGTGATGTGGTGGAGCCGGATAGTTGA
- the LOC141866018 gene encoding chitin deacetylase 7-like has protein sequence MQPALVAFFILWVSLLVDTTRANVNRRRNGPAQPCSPAICKLPSCRCSGTDIPGSLPKKEVPQIIMLSFDDAVNSQVNKFYNQLFSDGILKNPNGCKATATFFVSHQYTQYEMVQALYHERHDIADHTISHREPISWWKNANYSQLTDEIVGQREILHKWGHVNKDDVVGFRVPFLQSGGNTMYQVLYDNKFLYDSSMPTEQFIDPPMWPYTLEYRTEQECVIPPCPTDSFPGLWEVPMIDYIDSKGEPCNMVDGCTPPVNETDAYDLLDKNFQRHYSSNRAPFPMFMHASWFMNYPFTLQAVKKFLLNKLSLGDVWMVGIRQAIEWIKTPTSLDDIENFAPWKCDSPPPPPSCDSPNVCSFRDNPNYLWTCTRPCPPHYPWVGNPDGN, from the exons ATGCAGCCAGCGTTAGTAGCTTTTTTCATACTTTGGGTCAGCCTTCTGGTTGACACTACAAGGGCTAATGTGAACCGTCGCCGTAATGGTCCTGCTCAGCCGTGTTCACCCGCCATCTGTAAGCTTCCGAGCTGTCGGTGTAGTGGCACGGACATCCCAGGAAGTTTGCCAAAAAAAGAAGTTCCACAGATTATTATGCTCTCCTTCGACGACGCTGTAAATAGTCAG GTCAACAAATTCTACAATCAACTTTTCTCAGATGGTATCCTTAAGAATCCAAACGGTTGCAAAGCAACCGCCACCTTTTTCGTGTCTCACCAGTACACACAGTATGAAATGGTACAGGCCCTCTACCACGAACGACATGATATCGCCGACCACACAATCTCACACAGGGAACCCATCTCGTGGtggaaaaatgcaaattacagCCAACTGACAGATGAAATAGTTGGACAAAGGGAAATATTGCACAAGTGGGGACATGTCAATAAAGACGATGTCGTAGGGTTTCGAGTTCCTTTTTTGCAGAGTGGTGGAAACACAATGTATCAAGTCCTGTATGATAACAAGTTCTTGTACGATTCGTCTATGCCAACTGAACAGTTCATCGACCCACCTATGTGGCCTTATACTCTAGAATATCGCACAGAACAGGAATGTGTTATTCCACCTTGCCCGACTG ATTCCTTTCCAGGCTTATGGGAAGTTCCCATGATTGATTACATTGACTCTAAAGGGGAACCTTGTAATATGGTGGATGGCTGCACTCCGCCAGTCAATGAAACGGATGCGTATGACTTGTTGGACAAGAATTTTCAAAGGCATTACAGTTCCAACAGGGCACCCTTTCCCATGTTCATGCATGCATCCTGGTTCATGAACTATCCCTTCACTTTGCAAG CCGTCAAAAAGTTCCTGCTCAACAAGCTTTCTTTGGGAGACGTGTGGATGGTTGGTATAAGACAAGCCATTGAGTGGATCAAAACGCCGACCAGCTTAGATGATATTGAAAACTTCGCTCCTTGGAAATGCGACTCCCCTCCTCCTCCCCCTTCATGTGACAGTCCAAACGTCTGTAGCTTTCGAGATAATCCAAATTACTTGTGGACTTGCACCCGTCCTTGTCCTCCGCATTATCCGTGGGTTGGAAACCCAGATGGAAACTGA
- the LOC141866014 gene encoding uncharacterized protein LOC141866014, with protein MMSEHHSILRQPDEFADLHIFVVPEDLWLEKYRTAFNNIALESVSAGFVRVQPYVSLKYLRDHIEEQLGPEVVPEDYVFLRSVGRCMAVVKENQERLLKAKDFLPPVSFTPEIFILPGTHDSLAKPVENAANTVIQTNGLTTAGLASVQQPHQFPGISGGFMQYPQALPKVPTQKYNSIQQTGERRDVEGLSKTNRFNEVTYENEDDSHKERDLEAYGGHWTSENRSSGSRQEGDKILSDERQENLKYIEAFNAEHEVTSQAKKNKINKKASNSSSESNQSESKMVKFIQPEVYQSLPFAGGVISPATPIPSGHVIASPYPAQQVDQEYVTHEGEGHIYQQKRRQKASKKKRRDRSRSPSLERKPFNELPNPVQGEDQGILNEQVENGDSSTVYGEVTVSLAESPPTLSEVHERSKVVQFPSPMRGERQPSDFPDDQGFGYDKPLTSGLDDLDDKLGGDQNLKHVDFDNQKEKDSLNFNKTMTSENAGDEGNTKDTTAEVEKTGTSSEDAKEKYGVKNNDAEGTGTKIIKKTVKKQAVKKPTENLEDRYRLPEMPKVSNAHPVKQHKQKEKGLEQETASAKDMKQLEIEKLRADLRKAKNARVDMEKEREGKVRRAKMLQNKMMQKRNQSKNIWKKRFFDEKRKTGALDEQVNRLRHDVDVQHKALMAHLESKEREGNKPAAGSDYRSPSEKTNQRMSLARLQHEVEELKRRIEELKMKLTVEMKNRDAAQKELKQIREELMEKKINLTLTKSQKSLTTLTNTENIAV; from the exons ATGATGTCTGAGCATCATAGTATACTACGGCAGCCAGATGAG TTTGCAGATTTGCACATATTCGTCGTTCCGGAGGACTTGTGGCTCGAAAAATACCGAACAGCGTTCAACAACATTGCTTTGGAGTcggtttcagctggatttgtgAG GGTTCAACCGTATGTTTCCTTAAAATATTTACGTGACCACATCGAAGAACAACTGGGACCAGAGGTAGTACCTGAAGATTATGTTTTTCTTCGCTCTGTTGGTCGATGTATGGCTGTG GtcaaagaaaaccaagaacGCTTGTTAAAAGCTAAGGACTTTTTACCACCAGTG TCCTTCACTCCAGAGATCTTTATACTACCTGGTACACATGATTCACTGGCAAAACCAGTGGAGAATGCAGCAAATACTGTTATACAGACAAATGGACTTACTACag CTGGATTGGCTTCTGTCCAACAACCTCATCAGTTCCCAGGAATATCAGGAGGATTTATGCAATATCCCCAAGCTTTGCCAAAAGTACCAACACAGAAATATAATTCAATTCAACAGACTGGAGAAAGAAGAGATGTTGAAGGTctaagcaaaacaaacaggtttaACGAGGTAACTTATGAGAACGAGGATGACAGTCACAAAGAAAGAGACTTAGAAGCTTATGGTGGACATTGGACATCAGAAAACAGGAGCAGTGGGTCAAGACAGGAGGGTGATAAGATATTATCTGATGAGAGACAagagaatttaaaatacatTGAGGCATTTAATGCTGAACATGAAGTAACATCCCAGgcaaaaaagaataaaattaataagaaagCAAGCAACAGCTCATCTGAAAGCAATCAATCTGAATCAAAAATGGTTAAATTTATTCAACCAGAAGTGTATCAAAGCTTGCCATTTGCTGGGGGGGTGATATCCCCTGCTACACCTATTCCCTCTGGACATGTCATTGCATCACCCTATCCTGCCCAACAAGTTGACCAAGAGTATGTAACTCATGAAGGAGAGGGACATATATATCAACAGAAAAGAAGACAGAAAGCAAGTAAAAAGAAGAGGAGGGATAGGTCCCGATCTCCCTCACTGGAGAGAAAACCATTCAATGAGCTTCCAAATCCTGTGCAAGGAGAAGATCAGGGAATCCTCAATGAACAGGTTGAGAATGGAGACAGTTCAACAGTGTATGGCGAGGTGACAGTGAGTCTTGCTGAATCACCACCTACCTTAAGTGAAGTTCATGAGAGGTCTAAGGTAGTCCAGTTCCCCTCACCTATGAGAGGAGAAAGGCAACCCTCAGATTTCCCTGATGACCAAGGATTTGGATATGATAAACCTCTCACCAGTGGATTGGATGATTT GGATGATAAACTGGGAGGTGACCAAAATCTTAAGCATGTGGATTTTGATaatcagaaagaaaaagacagcTTGAACTTCAACAAAACTATGACAAGTGAAAATGCAGGTGATGAAGGAAATACAAAAGACACAACAGCTGAAGTTGAAAAGACAGGAACATCAAGTGAAGATGCCAAGGAGAAGTATGgagtaaaaaataatgatgcAGAAGGCACTGGaactaaaataattaagaaaactGTGAAAAAGCAGGCAGTCAAGAAACCAACAGAGAATTTAGAGGACAGGTATAGACTGCCAGAAATGCCTAAAGTCTCAAATGCACACCCAGtaaaacaacacaaacagAAGGAAAAGGGACTTGAACAGGAAACTGCATCAGCCAAAGATATGAAACAGCTTGAGATTGAAAAGTTAAGAGCAGATCTGAGGAAAGCTAAGAATGCCAGAGTGGATATGGAGAAAGAAAGGGAAGGGAAAGTACGCCGTGCAAAGATGCTACAGAATAAAATGATGcagaaaagaaatcaat CAAAGAATATTTGGAAAAAGAggttttttgatgaaaaacgaaaaactggTGCTTTGGATGAACAAGTCAACAGACTGAGGCATGATGTGGATGTTCAACATAAAGCACTGATGGCTCACTTGGAAAGTAAAG AACGTGAAGGCAACAAACCTGCAGCTGGAAGCGACTACAGGTCACCATCTGAAAAG ACGAATCAGCGCATGTCCCTTGCAAGGCTACAACATGAGGTGGAAGAATTGAAGCGAAGAATAGAAGAACTAAAGATGAAATTAACAGTTGAAATGAAA AATCGTGATGCAGCTCAAAAGGAACTAAAGCAGATAAGAGAAGAATTAATGGAGAAGAAGATTAATCTAACACTTACAAAATCACAAAAGAGTTTGACGACGTTAACAAACACAGAAAATATTGCCGTATAG
- the LOC141866021 gene encoding uncharacterized protein LOC141866021 isoform X1 — protein MSNYTVEAYKYLSKQTNETDVPLKDDEKPLLLEKREKDEMNSAEPNRSLNEQVKHFERKIRAYNKAKDKANEGEALSSLGILYYKASKFFDARSCHERHLVIAKSLHNKRAEKRAYCNLGCTYRRIGDLDRALECYEEGLTLVKELNDKLGEAKLLNNIGNIYEQRNDFDKAVYYHQRRLDVAKELKDLDGESKACASLGNIYHLLGNIRESINYYEKLVACLKYKLAAKEKKVKNEANSENGLSTDEEPRRWAVNGEGDERNSNSSKDSGRSSRRGSSGSKGSTA, from the exons ATGAGTAATTACACCGTTGAAGCATACAAATACCTTTCGAAGCAGACGAACGAGACAGATGTTCCTTTGAAAGATGACGAAAAACCTTTACTGCtggaaaagagagaaaaagacGAAATGAATTCTGCAGAGCCCAACAGATCGTTAAACGAGCAAGTGAAACATTTTGAGCGGAAAATTCGAGCGTACAATAAAGCAAAAGACAAAGCCAACGAAGGGGAAGCGCTGAGTAGTTTGGGAATACTGTATTACAAAGCATCAAAATTCTTTGACGCCAGAAGCTGTCACGAGAGACATCTGGTTATCGCAAAGTCACTGCATAACAAGCGTGCAGAGAAAAGGGCTTATTGCAACTTGGGTTGCACATATCGACGAATCGGAGATTTAGATCGTGCCCTTGAGTGCTATGAAGAAGGTTTAACACTTGTAAAAGAATTGAACGACAAATTGGGAGAAGCAAAACTCCTAAATAACATTGGAAATATCTACGAACAAAGAAATGACTTTGACAAAGCTGTGTATTATCACCAAAGACGACTTGATGTTGCGAAGGAGTTGAAAGATTTGGACGGGGAGAGCAAAGCTTGTGCCAGTTTGGGAAATATTTATCATTTGCTTGGCAATATCAGAGAGAGCATAAACTATTATGAAAAATTGGTTGCGTGTCTGAAATACAAACTGG ccgcaaaagaaaagaaagtgaaaaacgaAGCAAATTCAGAGAACGGCCTGAGTACTGACGAGGAACCGAGAAGATGGGCTGTAAATGGGGAAGGGGATGAACGGAACAGTAACAGCAGTAAAGACAGTGGAAGAAGCTCACGAAGAGGCAGCTCTGGAAGCAAAGGATCAACGGCTTGA
- the LOC141866021 gene encoding uncharacterized protein LOC141866021 isoform X2, which produces MSNYTVEAYKYLSKQTNETDVPLKDDEKPLLLEKREKDEMNSAEPNRSLNEQVKHFERKIRAYNKAKDKANEGEALSSLGILYYKASKFFDARSCHERHLVIAKSLHNKRAEKRAYCNLGCTYRRIGDLDRALECYEEGLTLVKELNDKLGEAKLLNNIGNIYEQRNDFDKAVYYHQRRLDVAKELKDLDGESKACASLGNIYHLLGNIRESINYYEKLVACLKYKLGSLLVIINISFLYVRTLPRLRNKLLQRLMQLPI; this is translated from the exons ATGAGTAATTACACCGTTGAAGCATACAAATACCTTTCGAAGCAGACGAACGAGACAGATGTTCCTTTGAAAGATGACGAAAAACCTTTACTGCtggaaaagagagaaaaagacGAAATGAATTCTGCAGAGCCCAACAGATCGTTAAACGAGCAAGTGAAACATTTTGAGCGGAAAATTCGAGCGTACAATAAAGCAAAAGACAAAGCCAACGAAGGGGAAGCGCTGAGTAGTTTGGGAATACTGTATTACAAAGCATCAAAATTCTTTGACGCCAGAAGCTGTCACGAGAGACATCTGGTTATCGCAAAGTCACTGCATAACAAGCGTGCAGAGAAAAGGGCTTATTGCAACTTGGGTTGCACATATCGACGAATCGGAGATTTAGATCGTGCCCTTGAGTGCTATGAAGAAGGTTTAACACTTGTAAAAGAATTGAACGACAAATTGGGAGAAGCAAAACTCCTAAATAACATTGGAAATATCTACGAACAAAGAAATGACTTTGACAAAGCTGTGTATTATCACCAAAGACGACTTGATGTTGCGAAGGAGTTGAAAGATTTGGACGGGGAGAGCAAAGCTTGTGCCAGTTTGGGAAATATTTATCATTTGCTTGGCAATATCAGAGAGAGCATAAACTATTATGAAAAATTGGTTGCGTGTCTGAAATACAAACTGG GTAGCTTGCTGGTGAtcataaatatttcatttctttatgtGAGGACGCTACCAAGATTGCGAAACAAACTTTTGCAGCGTTTAATGCAGTTACCAATTTAA